The Deinococcus hopiensis KR-140 genome includes a window with the following:
- a CDS encoding GrpB family protein: MRRLGALGYSPRHAENQEVPGREVFKQRTGKRHRPYVCSVDTPNLHHLLFRGHLRTRPEEAQADGALNMPVRPG, translated from the coding sequence ATCCGACGTCTCGGGGCACTCGGCTATAGCCCTAGGCACGCTGAGAACCAGGAGGTGCCGGGGCGCGAAGTATTCAAACAACGAACGGGGAAACGCCATCGCCCGTACGTCTGCTCAGTGGATACACCCAATCTGCACCACCTCCTGTTCCGCGGCCATCTACGTACACGCCCTGAAGAAGCGCAGGCCGACGGCGCCCTCAATATGCCAGTTCGCCCCGGTTGA
- a CDS encoding cysteine hydrolase — MKLEPIKTAVVLIEYQNDFTTEGGALHGAVKDVMSSTDMLENTRKVVGQARAAGVRVLHVPISFAPGYGEITRNPYGILKGVVDNNAFVKGSWGAQIVDSLAPQEGDIVVEGKRGLDAFASTNLDFILRSLGIENMALAGFLTNCCVESTMRTGYEHGFNVVTLTDCVAATSDEEHRNAINKDYPMFSRPMRSDEFLTTLQGAELAETSRGY; from the coding sequence ATGAAACTTGAACCGATCAAAACGGCCGTGGTGCTCATCGAGTACCAGAACGACTTCACCACCGAAGGTGGCGCGCTGCACGGCGCTGTGAAGGACGTGATGTCATCCACCGACATGCTGGAGAACACCCGTAAGGTGGTTGGGCAGGCCCGCGCCGCCGGAGTGCGCGTCTTGCATGTGCCGATCTCCTTCGCGCCAGGCTACGGCGAAATTACCCGCAATCCCTACGGCATCCTCAAGGGCGTGGTGGACAACAATGCCTTCGTGAAGGGCTCGTGGGGCGCGCAGATCGTGGACAGCCTGGCACCGCAGGAAGGCGACATCGTGGTGGAAGGCAAGCGCGGCCTGGATGCCTTCGCGAGTACCAACCTCGACTTCATCCTGCGTAGCCTGGGCATCGAGAACATGGCGCTGGCCGGTTTCCTCACCAACTGCTGCGTGGAGTCGACCATGCGCACCGGCTACGAGCACGGCTTCAACGTCGTGACCCTGACCGACTGCGTCGCCGCCACCAGCGACGAAGAGCACCGCAACGCCATCAACAAGGACTATCCCATGTTCTCGCGTCCCATGCGCAGCGACGAGTTCCTGACGACCCTGCAGGGCGCCGAGCTGGCCGAAACGAGCCGCGGTTACTGA
- a CDS encoding ABC-F family ATP-binding cassette domain-containing protein: protein MSVILSHVSMTYGDDHLYAGVTFELHRADRVALLGRNGSGKTTLLRLIGGALTPTAGHITTAGRLAYLPQFTDLPEVPLLDAVRPPALDEALQQLRLAESGLTDPTHEVLNVYGAAEETYRLLGGYDFDQRAAEVLHELELNPGWNAERLSGGQRRRTLLARLLLTPADTYLLDEPTNHLDWPSLEWLEGWVQASPAAFLIVSHDRAFLDATVTRCAELERGELREYPGNYTEAIAVKRNLREARERQYQAHQRKAQSLEQERVNVQQRAASTDRYNHKRKKPGNKKFAKMRAQDVARTLARRAKALEQRLDRMEAPKRLLTEPNLVRVALSGGADGPHDVLGLSNVALAVGDRPLLQGLTAHVRRGEKVAVVGPNGSGKSTLLRALLGQLEPSGGELRRAELAVQWSGQHGEELAAFSTQREALLAADDCLTPQRMYEVLAPLGLPRNLEHRVQDLSGGQRTRLSLARLSLTAAQLLILDEPTNHLDHAAIESLQAVLQSYSGTLIFASHDRQLVADVATRYWWLEEGELRDVTDLGLETRGNGGTP, encoded by the coding sequence TTGAGCGTCATCCTGTCCCACGTCTCCATGACCTACGGAGACGACCACCTCTACGCGGGCGTCACCTTCGAGTTGCACCGCGCTGACCGCGTGGCCCTGCTGGGCCGCAACGGCAGCGGCAAGACCACCCTCCTGCGCCTGATCGGGGGCGCACTCACTCCCACCGCCGGCCACATCACCACCGCTGGACGCCTGGCCTATCTGCCGCAATTCACCGACCTGCCGGAGGTTCCGCTGCTGGACGCCGTTCGTCCCCCAGCCCTGGATGAAGCGCTCCAGCAGCTCCGGCTGGCCGAGTCGGGCCTGACCGACCCTACCCACGAAGTCCTGAACGTTTACGGCGCGGCGGAGGAGACCTACCGCTTGCTCGGGGGCTACGACTTCGATCAGCGGGCGGCGGAAGTGCTCCATGAACTCGAACTCAATCCAGGTTGGAACGCCGAACGGCTGTCCGGTGGGCAGCGCCGCCGCACCCTGCTCGCCCGGCTCCTGCTGACCCCGGCGGACACGTACCTGCTTGACGAGCCGACCAACCACCTCGACTGGCCCAGCCTGGAATGGCTCGAAGGCTGGGTGCAGGCCAGCCCCGCCGCCTTCCTGATCGTCTCGCACGACCGCGCCTTTCTGGACGCCACCGTTACCCGCTGCGCCGAACTCGAACGCGGGGAATTGCGCGAGTATCCCGGCAATTACACCGAGGCGATAGCGGTCAAACGAAACCTCCGAGAAGCCCGTGAGCGGCAGTATCAGGCCCATCAACGCAAGGCGCAGTCGCTCGAACAGGAGCGCGTGAACGTGCAGCAGCGGGCAGCGAGTACAGACCGCTACAACCACAAGCGCAAGAAGCCGGGGAACAAGAAGTTCGCAAAGATGCGCGCGCAGGACGTGGCGCGGACTCTTGCCCGGCGGGCGAAGGCGCTCGAACAGCGACTGGACCGCATGGAAGCCCCCAAGCGGCTGCTCACCGAACCCAATCTGGTTCGCGTGGCCCTGAGCGGTGGAGCGGACGGACCCCACGATGTGCTGGGCCTCAGCAACGTGGCCCTGGCCGTAGGAGATAGACCTCTCCTGCAGGGCCTGACCGCCCATGTCAGGCGTGGGGAAAAGGTTGCCGTGGTCGGTCCGAACGGCAGCGGGAAGAGCACCTTGCTGCGCGCCCTTCTCGGGCAGCTGGAGCCGTCAGGCGGTGAGCTGCGCCGCGCAGAGCTGGCCGTGCAGTGGTCCGGTCAGCACGGCGAGGAACTCGCGGCCTTTTCGACGCAGCGCGAGGCCTTGCTGGCCGCCGACGACTGCCTGACGCCGCAGCGGATGTACGAGGTCCTCGCCCCTCTAGGCCTTCCCCGGAACCTGGAACACCGTGTGCAGGATTTATCAGGAGGGCAGCGGACCCGGCTGTCGCTCGCCCGGCTGAGCCTGACGGCAGCGCAGTTGCTGATTCTGGACGAACCGACGAACCACCTTGACCATGCGGCCATCGAGAGCCTGCAAGCGGTCTTGCAGTCGTATTCAGGAACGCTGATCTTCGCGTCACATGACCGGCAACTGGTCGCCGATGTGGCCACCCGGTACTGGTGGCTGGAAGAGGGAGAGCTCAGGGACGTGACGGACCTCGGGCTGGAGACACGCGGGAACGGCGGCACTCCATGA
- a CDS encoding FAD-dependent oxidoreductase, translating to MAELSAPRRLSPPGAALKVDVAVIGAGQAGLSAAYHLQTLGQRRFVVLDAGSSPGGAWPFRWPGLTLSTVNRIHDLPGLAFSDTLGPDETQVQASVTVPHYFEVYERTFDLPVRRPVRVTRVTSHGERLKVETDRGDFSARGIISATGTWEAPFIPDIPGADRFKGRQLHTRDYRTAGEFTGQHVIVVGGGISAVQLLDEVSRVATTTWVTRREPVFREGPFGDDAGRAAVALVEDRVRRGLPPESVVSVTGLPMTPAIRAMQARGALQRLPMFSEITEIGVRWPDGTEVGADVILWCTGFRSALDHLAPLGLREASGGVQMTGRLATQVARDPRIHLVGYGPSASTIGANRAGRAAATELLTFLGLR from the coding sequence ATGGCTGAGCTGTCCGCGCCGCGCCGCCTCTCTCCTCCCGGCGCAGCCCTCAAGGTGGACGTCGCCGTGATCGGCGCGGGCCAGGCCGGGCTATCCGCGGCCTATCACCTTCAGACGCTGGGGCAGCGCCGCTTCGTGGTCCTTGACGCCGGGTCTTCACCGGGTGGAGCATGGCCCTTTCGCTGGCCGGGCCTCACGCTGAGCACCGTCAACCGCATCCACGACCTGCCAGGCCTGGCCTTCTCCGACACGCTGGGTCCCGACGAGACGCAGGTCCAGGCCAGCGTCACGGTGCCGCACTATTTCGAGGTGTATGAGCGCACCTTCGACCTGCCGGTCCGGCGCCCCGTACGGGTCACGCGCGTGACTTCCCACGGCGAGCGGTTGAAGGTCGAGACGGACCGGGGAGACTTCTCGGCGCGCGGCATCATCAGCGCCACCGGAACGTGGGAAGCGCCTTTTATCCCAGATATTCCTGGGGCGGACCGCTTCAAGGGCCGGCAGCTCCACACCCGCGACTACCGCACGGCCGGGGAGTTCACCGGGCAGCACGTGATCGTTGTGGGTGGGGGAATTTCCGCGGTGCAGCTGCTGGACGAGGTCTCTCGGGTGGCGACGACGACCTGGGTGACGCGCCGGGAACCCGTGTTCCGCGAGGGGCCTTTCGGTGATGACGCGGGCCGCGCGGCGGTGGCCCTGGTCGAGGACCGGGTGCGGCGCGGCCTGCCACCCGAGTCGGTGGTGTCGGTCACCGGACTGCCCATGACTCCGGCCATCCGCGCCATGCAGGCCCGCGGCGCCCTGCAGCGCCTCCCGATGTTCAGCGAGATCACGGAAATCGGCGTGCGCTGGCCGGACGGGACCGAGGTTGGCGCAGATGTGATCTTGTGGTGCACTGGCTTTCGCAGCGCCCTTGATCACCTCGCGCCTCTGGGGCTGCGAGAGGCGTCGGGCGGCGTCCAGATGACGGGCCGCCTGGCGACGCAAGTGGCGCGGGATCCAAGGATTCACCTCGTCGGGTATGGTCCGTCCGCCTCGACCATCGGAGCCAACCGCGCTGGTCGCGCCGCCGCGACGGAGTTGCTGACCTTCCTCGGCTTGAGGTGA
- a CDS encoding histidine phosphatase family protein, whose amino-acid sequence MKLLLIRHGQSRNNALEREPGDLQDRLADPPLTELGQQQASRLADWAVRDDLFQRVTHLCTSLTTRAVQTAAPLAQTLGLKVRGLAQAYECGGLTTGPAGGFTPVTGRDHGSLRNDCPALVWPEDLQGRAWDGGAEPWEHTRFTARAAHVTAVLRSLAGEADALALITHHDFAQHVLADLLGLPAPDGGALTFRLHNTGTAYIELRPDGPGPGTRLLHWINRTDHLTPDLVTW is encoded by the coding sequence GTGAAGCTGCTCCTCATCCGGCATGGCCAGTCGAGAAACAACGCCCTGGAACGGGAGCCGGGCGACCTCCAGGACAGGCTGGCCGATCCGCCCCTGACGGAGCTGGGGCAGCAGCAGGCCTCACGGCTGGCCGATTGGGCGGTTCGGGATGACCTCTTCCAGCGCGTCACACACCTCTGCACGAGCCTCACCACCCGGGCGGTGCAGACCGCAGCGCCCCTCGCCCAGACGCTCGGTCTGAAGGTTCGCGGCCTTGCTCAGGCCTACGAGTGCGGCGGCCTCACCACCGGCCCGGCTGGAGGCTTCACCCCTGTGACTGGGCGAGACCACGGCTCCCTCCGGAACGACTGTCCTGCCCTTGTCTGGCCGGAAGACCTTCAGGGCCGGGCCTGGGACGGTGGAGCCGAGCCCTGGGAGCACACGCGCTTTACCGCGCGGGCCGCCCACGTGACGGCCGTCCTGCGGAGCCTCGCGGGTGAAGCGGACGCCTTGGCGCTCATCACCCACCACGATTTCGCCCAGCACGTTCTGGCGGATCTCCTGGGTCTGCCCGCGCCCGATGGGGGGGCGCTGACGTTCCGACTTCACAACACCGGGACTGCGTACATCGAACTGCGCCCCGACGGCCCGGGCCCAGGCACCCGGCTGCTCCACTGGATCAACCGAACGGATCACCTGACTCCGGACCTGGTGACGTGGTGA
- a CDS encoding b-glycosidase — MTSSPGLFPTFFLSGFECSTFHWQHRGRRDLVAETQHDRCVDEDYRVLRSLGIAVAREGIPWPLVEQDGDFDFSRLDPMMAAMNRHGIMPIWDLCHYGYPDDLDPLSEEFPERFARYCRAAARYVVGKTPGSPFFTPINEITFFSFCAGEWGWAAPYLTGKDNRFALRLSLCRAAIAGVHALRDIAPEARMVNVDPLVYVVPPKDRPDLADEARRETFEDTFVAWDILAGRLHPEWGGGPEVLDIVGVNCYSFGQMEYRERGPHQALGPRDERIEPLEELLKVVWERYRRPIVIAETSGLGEGRPAWLHDVMQESLAAMARGIDLHGVCLFPAVDMPDWHKGTWLHNGICDLVPEGDALRREPYIPYVDELRRWQKLLNRVTVLDEDPFSDPVDLEEVRAAAQQLQLQPDRDWS; from the coding sequence ATGACTTCCAGCCCTGGGCTCTTTCCCACCTTCTTCCTGTCGGGCTTCGAGTGCTCCACCTTTCATTGGCAACATCGGGGTCGGCGCGACCTCGTGGCGGAGACGCAGCACGACCGCTGCGTGGACGAGGACTACCGGGTGCTGCGCAGCCTGGGCATTGCTGTGGCGCGGGAAGGCATTCCCTGGCCTCTGGTCGAGCAGGACGGGGACTTCGACTTCTCTCGGCTCGATCCCATGATGGCCGCAATGAACCGTCACGGGATCATGCCCATCTGGGACCTGTGCCACTACGGCTACCCGGACGACCTCGATCCACTTTCTGAGGAGTTCCCGGAGCGATTCGCCCGCTACTGCCGCGCGGCGGCCCGTTACGTGGTAGGAAAGACACCGGGTTCTCCCTTCTTCACGCCCATCAACGAGATCACCTTTTTCTCGTTCTGCGCTGGGGAATGGGGCTGGGCCGCGCCCTACCTGACGGGCAAGGACAACCGCTTCGCCTTGCGGCTCTCGCTCTGTCGGGCGGCCATAGCCGGGGTCCACGCCCTGCGCGACATCGCTCCGGAGGCCCGGATGGTCAACGTCGATCCGCTGGTCTACGTGGTGCCGCCCAAAGACCGACCCGACCTCGCCGATGAGGCGCGGCGCGAGACCTTTGAGGACACCTTCGTGGCGTGGGACATTCTGGCCGGGCGGCTCCATCCGGAGTGGGGCGGCGGGCCCGAGGTGCTGGACATCGTGGGGGTCAACTGCTACTCGTTCGGCCAGATGGAATACCGTGAGCGGGGACCGCACCAGGCCCTCGGGCCGCGCGACGAGCGGATCGAGCCGCTGGAGGAACTGCTGAAGGTGGTGTGGGAGCGTTACCGCCGCCCGATCGTCATCGCCGAGACGAGCGGCCTGGGCGAGGGTCGCCCCGCCTGGCTCCACGACGTGATGCAGGAGTCGCTGGCGGCCATGGCGCGCGGCATCGACCTGCACGGGGTCTGTCTCTTTCCCGCCGTGGACATGCCGGACTGGCACAAAGGCACCTGGCTTCACAATGGCATCTGCGATCTGGTGCCGGAGGGAGACGCCCTGCGCCGCGAGCCCTATATCCCCTACGTCGACGAGCTGCGGCGCTGGCAGAAGTTGCTCAACCGGGTCACCGTCCTCGACGAGGATCCCTTCAGCGATCCTGTTGATCTGGAGGAGGTGCGCGCTGCCGCCCAGCAGTTGCAGCTTCAGCCGGACCGCGACTGGTCGTGA
- a CDS encoding TetR/AcrR family transcriptional regulator, with amino-acid sequence MPTRNAREHILQTASQLFYQSGIRAVGVDTIIAESGVAKMTLYRHFPSKDDLMVAFLQRTHDLMMQWMDEQTSPHRGNPQRMLEAIFEGTQHLAGSVQCLGCAFLNAASEFHEWNHPAHEQARKHKEILLDYFGRLAHEAGMHQPQVLAGNLLLLMDGAWAAARTFGPQNHASHVAKAAHILIAAHTSAD; translated from the coding sequence ATGCCCACCCGCAATGCCCGAGAGCACATCCTCCAAACCGCCAGCCAGCTGTTCTACCAGTCGGGCATTCGCGCCGTCGGCGTCGATACCATCATCGCGGAGTCCGGCGTCGCCAAAATGACGCTTTACCGCCACTTCCCCTCCAAAGACGACCTGATGGTGGCGTTTTTGCAGCGCACACACGACCTGATGATGCAGTGGATGGACGAACAAACCTCACCACACCGGGGCAACCCCCAAAGAATGCTCGAGGCCATATTTGAAGGAACACAGCACCTCGCCGGGAGCGTACAGTGCCTTGGCTGCGCCTTCCTAAATGCCGCTTCCGAATTCCATGAATGGAATCATCCGGCACACGAGCAGGCCAGAAAGCACAAAGAGATCCTGTTGGACTACTTTGGGCGCTTGGCCCATGAAGCTGGCATGCACCAACCCCAAGTCCTGGCAGGCAACTTGCTGTTGCTGATGGACGGAGCTTGGGCAGCAGCACGCACGTTTGGCCCTCAGAACCACGCTTCCCACGTCGCCAAAGCGGCCCACATCCTGATTGCTGCGCATACCTCAGCCGACTGA
- a CDS encoding NADPH-dependent F420 reductase: MMNIGILGSGTVGKALATALINKGHHVLIGTRDPNKLTEWAAEQGELLQIASPTTAARHAELLFHATAGTAALQALEAAGYENFKGKVLIDISNPLDFSQGFPPTLFVKDEDSLAEQIQRAFPEAKVVKSLNTLSADLMLNPTLLNGGDHTIFLSGNDQDAKDQVRAFLQGFGWRDMIDLGDLSTARGTEMFLALWVRLYGSLGKAQFNIKIVQ, encoded by the coding sequence ATGATGAATATTGGAATTCTCGGATCCGGCACGGTCGGTAAAGCGCTCGCCACCGCACTCATCAACAAGGGCCACCACGTCCTGATTGGCACCCGCGATCCCAACAAACTGACCGAGTGGGCCGCAGAGCAAGGGGAGCTCCTGCAGATTGCCAGCCCGACGACCGCCGCCCGGCACGCTGAACTCCTTTTCCACGCCACAGCGGGCACGGCAGCTCTCCAGGCCCTCGAAGCCGCCGGTTACGAAAACTTCAAAGGCAAAGTCCTGATCGACATCTCCAATCCGCTGGACTTCTCGCAAGGCTTTCCACCGACACTGTTCGTCAAAGATGAAGACTCGCTGGCCGAGCAGATTCAACGTGCCTTCCCTGAAGCCAAAGTCGTCAAGAGTCTCAACACCCTCTCCGCAGACCTGATGCTCAACCCCACTTTGCTGAACGGCGGAGACCACACCATCTTCCTGAGCGGGAACGATCAGGACGCCAAAGATCAGGTGCGCGCCTTCCTGCAGGGCTTTGGATGGCGGGACATGATCGACCTGGGTGACTTGAGCACGGCCCGAGGAACGGAGATGTTCCTCGCCTTATGGGTGAGGCTCTACGGCAGCCTGGGCAAAGCGCAGTTCAACATCAAAATCGTGCAGTGA
- a CDS encoding GlsB/YeaQ/YmgE family stress response membrane protein, with amino-acid sequence MSWIITLLVGALCGWLASLVMKTDGQQGAVANILIGIVGSLLAQFLFGNLLHLGGNAAGDGFNLMSIVWGVVGSVVLIAILKAMRVLR; translated from the coding sequence ATGTCCTGGATCATCACCCTCCTCGTTGGCGCCCTCTGCGGCTGGCTCGCTTCCCTCGTCATGAAGACCGACGGCCAGCAGGGTGCCGTCGCCAATATCCTCATCGGCATCGTCGGCAGCCTCCTCGCACAGTTCCTCTTCGGCAACCTCCTCCACCTTGGCGGCAATGCCGCGGGAGACGGCTTTAACCTCATGAGCATCGTTTGGGGCGTTGTCGGCAGCGTTGTCCTCATCGCCATCCTCAAGGCCATGCGCGTCTTGCGCTAA
- a CDS encoding tetratricopeptide repeat protein → MRRTRRPLALAAAFLASPALAAGPWVSLSDQTILGPEAEMRQQVGKLRTDACKPAVRDYTTPGLPPGGGLDIDAAIKSLEDMLRAMAPGAQGREAVEQSLKQLREQREKGTKVLPLPVRRDKGAMTFETAIKTAETLVSAPGKKAAGGTSPDVAVALAAESPRAALALLLAGHRAKPRDAMTLVNLAGVLTLAGLPREAIAVLDRAGELGGKLPAPGGVPGQAIALTNRGHAFLGLGRWSEAQTPLKQALSLAPDLSEARVNLSKALLCSGDVTGATRELRTSLRRTVTPEGSDLILTEDTPGTHGDALKPREQASTRRPARTMFDLSRGVTFDLPQLKLPRNRQEAVVLNKKYEALEREGHDLLNALHARAVAPNLSQMLDPGELRWYKLVNGAINTSVFEPEVWPAYQAAYQAHYAVEKARPALTDARNKTIERGIAALSAPITCEMRKKVYDDAEQTYMDAFRPYVKGQEQAMARFVSARVKLETALAANIPDPRVRAARRAGIEASAKASFYGPVVYAAILLSDVTDLDTVCAGALPNVPLDLAELPNLGADPCGGVFSSMKLKSKVPSAALKGQGLGLSWSLSCKKIDIELSTSSLMGTDWLGGFASASLDWNGNATLFTGVKAELKILKGVPATGGIGTKEGVYIKFGQDGIQDAGMRVELKGSLGGGPDASTGLWEGKIEQEFGVAAAVAYWRER, encoded by the coding sequence ATGCGCAGAACACGCCGACCACTGGCCCTCGCCGCCGCCTTCCTCGCCTCGCCCGCCCTGGCCGCCGGGCCGTGGGTGTCGCTGAGCGACCAGACCATCCTGGGCCCCGAGGCGGAGATGCGCCAACAGGTTGGCAAACTCCGGACGGATGCCTGCAAGCCCGCTGTGCGCGACTACACGACCCCGGGCCTGCCCCCGGGCGGCGGCCTCGACATCGACGCTGCGATCAAGTCGCTCGAAGACATGCTCAGGGCGATGGCGCCCGGCGCCCAGGGCCGCGAGGCCGTCGAGCAGTCCCTGAAGCAGCTGCGCGAGCAGAGGGAGAAGGGAACGAAGGTGCTGCCCCTGCCCGTCCGCCGGGACAAGGGCGCGATGACCTTCGAGACCGCGATCAAGACGGCGGAAACGTTGGTGAGCGCGCCGGGCAAGAAGGCGGCGGGCGGCACCTCGCCGGACGTGGCGGTGGCGCTGGCGGCGGAGAGTCCCCGGGCAGCCCTGGCTCTGCTGCTCGCCGGACACCGCGCCAAACCCAGGGACGCGATGACCCTGGTCAACCTCGCGGGCGTGCTGACGCTGGCAGGGCTGCCGCGCGAGGCCATCGCGGTGCTCGACCGGGCGGGGGAGCTGGGCGGCAAACTCCCCGCCCCCGGCGGGGTACCCGGCCAGGCCATCGCCCTGACGAACCGGGGGCACGCCTTTTTGGGGCTGGGGCGCTGGAGTGAGGCCCAAACTCCCCTGAAGCAGGCCCTGTCGCTCGCCCCTGACCTCTCCGAGGCGCGCGTAAACCTCTCCAAGGCCCTGCTGTGTAGCGGTGACGTGACGGGAGCGACGCGCGAACTGCGAACTTCTCTGCGCCGCACCGTGACCCCCGAGGGAAGCGACCTCATCCTTACGGAGGACACACCGGGCACGCACGGGGACGCCCTCAAGCCGCGGGAACAGGCGTCCACCCGGCGCCCGGCCCGGACGATGTTCGACCTCTCACGTGGAGTGACCTTCGACCTGCCGCAGCTCAAGCTGCCCAGAAACCGTCAGGAGGCCGTCGTGCTGAACAAGAAGTACGAGGCCCTGGAGCGCGAGGGGCACGACCTTCTGAATGCCCTGCACGCACGGGCGGTCGCGCCGAATCTCTCGCAGATGCTTGATCCCGGCGAACTGCGCTGGTACAAACTCGTGAACGGGGCCATCAACACCTCGGTCTTTGAGCCGGAGGTCTGGCCTGCCTATCAGGCGGCGTACCAGGCACACTACGCGGTGGAGAAGGCCCGCCCCGCCCTGACGGACGCCCGCAACAAAACCATTGAGCGGGGCATCGCCGCGCTGTCCGCTCCCATCACCTGCGAGATGCGGAAAAAGGTCTACGACGATGCGGAGCAGACCTATATGGACGCCTTCCGGCCCTACGTGAAGGGTCAAGAGCAGGCGATGGCGCGCTTCGTGTCAGCGCGGGTGAAGCTCGAGACGGCGCTCGCCGCCAACATCCCGGATCCACGGGTGCGGGCAGCGCGGCGCGCGGGCATAGAGGCTTCGGCCAAGGCCTCGTTCTACGGCCCGGTCGTGTACGCAGCCATCCTGCTGAGCGACGTGACGGACCTCGATACCGTGTGTGCCGGCGCGCTGCCCAATGTGCCCCTTGACCTCGCCGAACTGCCCAACCTCGGCGCGGACCCCTGCGGAGGCGTGTTCTCCAGCATGAAACTCAAGTCCAAAGTGCCCTCGGCGGCCCTCAAGGGGCAGGGCCTGGGACTGAGTTGGTCGCTGAGCTGCAAGAAGATTGACATCGAACTCTCCACGTCGTCCCTGATGGGCACCGACTGGCTGGGTGGGTTCGCCTCGGCAAGTCTGGACTGGAACGGCAACGCGACGCTGTTTACCGGGGTCAAGGCGGAGTTGAAAATTCTCAAAGGGGTGCCAGCGACCGGAGGGATTGGAACCAAGGAGGGCGTGTACATCAAATTCGGGCAAGACGGCATTCAGGACGCCGGGATGCGCGTGGAACTCAAAGGCTCCCTAGGCGGGGGGCCGGACGCCTCCACCGGGCTGTGGGAGGGCAAGATCGAGCAGGAGTTCGGCGTGGCGGCGGCGGTGGCCTACTGGCGTGAACGCTGA
- a CDS encoding carboxypeptidase-like regulatory domain-containing protein, translated as MRNIQVRGVAMLVAVLSVCGGAGVGSTTVSTPPDDAGPGKAGQAGPYTMTGTVRTENGQPVPDVEVYADNTLRYDMNETGATNAQGHYRIALPRNELGTWRGGAILHREYHGVNFQFVLVADDRTEFTAEKGAVRNFTWKLTGKTPEGQFYGGSLWMYGAVDAPGFDLSRVEVTLVPDGPIIDGSAGKTVQAFLNGSQIRDIPIGRYKVTARYLPEDGPSQPVLIAERRPAAYAPSITADFGRTNTLGNAMQFTVKLGAGE; from the coding sequence ATGCGAAACATACAGGTGCGGGGCGTGGCGATGCTCGTCGCGGTTCTCAGTGTGTGTGGGGGCGCCGGCGTGGGCTCCACCACAGTCTCTACGCCGCCGGATGACGCGGGACCGGGCAAGGCCGGCCAGGCGGGGCCATACACGATGACGGGCACGGTGAGGACCGAGAACGGCCAACCGGTTCCGGACGTGGAGGTCTACGCCGACAACACCCTGCGCTACGACATGAACGAGACCGGCGCGACAAACGCCCAGGGGCACTACCGCATCGCTCTGCCCCGCAACGAACTGGGTACCTGGCGGGGCGGGGCGATCCTCCACCGCGAGTACCACGGCGTGAACTTTCAGTTCGTGCTCGTGGCCGACGACCGCACGGAATTCACCGCCGAGAAGGGGGCCGTCCGCAACTTTACCTGGAAGCTGACCGGCAAGACGCCCGAGGGGCAGTTCTACGGCGGCTCGCTGTGGATGTACGGGGCTGTGGACGCCCCGGGCTTCGACCTGAGCCGCGTCGAGGTGACCCTGGTGCCGGATGGGCCGATCATCGACGGCAGCGCGGGCAAGACGGTCCAGGCCTTCTTGAACGGGTCGCAGATCAGGGACATTCCGATTGGCCGCTACAAGGTGACCGCGCGCTACCTGCCCGAGGACGGCCCGTCCCAGCCCGTGCTGATCGCCGAGCGCCGCCCTGCCGCGTACGCCCCCTCCATAACGGCGGACTTCGGGCGCACCAACACCCTCGGGAACGCCATGCAGTTCACCGTCAAGCTCGGCGCCGGGGAGTGA